A region from the Bactrocera dorsalis isolate Fly_Bdor chromosome 1, ASM2337382v1, whole genome shotgun sequence genome encodes:
- the LOC125775497 gene encoding uncharacterized protein LOC125775497 isoform X2, whose product MAEEMSANTETEIPSIKRVRKMKTKWTAEETEQLIQEVESREGTWNFLSADYRDRNLREAQWHEVAETLNMPRAEVSAKWNSLRCSFRAAFNRRAHTKSGQGAGRTTTMNPLYNSLKFLEPTLNVEASTTSNLLNDSSSTLTTPTILFESETVSGDIPPTPSTSRPNLRKRRVEKNDDGYIEVVQRALETLTSATKTDAWDDLGNFVASNGREWDQESPQLAREFKQDICELIFKYQQKFTR is encoded by the exons ATGGCAGAAGAAATGAGTGCAAATACAGAAACGGAAATTCCAAGCATCAAGCGGGTgcgaaaaatgaaaacaaagtggACAGCGGAGGAGACTGAGCAACTAATTCAAGAAGTGGAGTCAAGGGAAGGAACCTGGAATTTCCTTTCTGCGGATTATCGCGATAGGAATTTGCGTGAGGCTCAGTGGCATGAAGTGGCAGAAACACTAAATATGCCACGAGCCGAAGTATCAGCCAAGTGGAACAGCCTTCGTTGTTCTTTTCGC GCGGCCTTCAACCGAAGGGCTCATACAAAAAGTGGACAAGGTGCTGGAAGAACGACTACCATGAACCCACTCTACAATTCGCTAAAGTTCCTCGAGCCTACATTAAATGTTGAAGCGAGCAccacttcaaatttattaaat gACAGCTCGTCGACCCTGACCACTCCAACAATATTGTTTGAGTCGGAAACGGTATCTGGCGATATACCACCAACGCCATCTACATCACGACCCAATTTAAGGAAACGTCGTGTTGAAAAAAACGACGATGGATACATTGAAGTAGTTCAACGTGCGCTGGAGACCCTCACATCTGCTACAAAAACTGATGCTTGGGATGATTTAGGCAACTTTGTGGCATCAAACGGCCGTGAGTGGGACCAAGAATCTCCACAACTGGCCAGAGAATTCAAGCAGGACATATGTGAGTTAATATTCAAGTATCAGCAGAAATTCACACGGTAA
- the LOC125775497 gene encoding uncharacterized protein LOC125775497 isoform X1: MAEEMSANTETEIPSIKRVRKMKTKWTAEETEQLIQEVESREGTWNFLSADYRDRNLREAQWHEVAETLNMPRAEVSAKWNSLRCSFRAAFNRRAHTKSGQGAGRTTTMNPLYNSLKFLEPTLNVEASTTSNLLNDSSSTLTTPTILFESETVSGDIPPTPSTSRPNLRKRRVEKNDDGYIEVVQRALETLTSATKTDAWDDLGNFVASNGREWDQESPQLAREFKQDICELIFKYQQKFTRSA, translated from the exons ATGGCAGAAGAAATGAGTGCAAATACAGAAACGGAAATTCCAAGCATCAAGCGGGTgcgaaaaatgaaaacaaagtggACAGCGGAGGAGACTGAGCAACTAATTCAAGAAGTGGAGTCAAGGGAAGGAACCTGGAATTTCCTTTCTGCGGATTATCGCGATAGGAATTTGCGTGAGGCTCAGTGGCATGAAGTGGCAGAAACACTAAATATGCCACGAGCCGAAGTATCAGCCAAGTGGAACAGCCTTCGTTGTTCTTTTCGC GCGGCCTTCAACCGAAGGGCTCATACAAAAAGTGGACAAGGTGCTGGAAGAACGACTACCATGAACCCACTCTACAATTCGCTAAAGTTCCTCGAGCCTACATTAAATGTTGAAGCGAGCAccacttcaaatttattaaat gACAGCTCGTCGACCCTGACCACTCCAACAATATTGTTTGAGTCGGAAACGGTATCTGGCGATATACCACCAACGCCATCTACATCACGACCCAATTTAAGGAAACGTCGTGTTGAAAAAAACGACGATGGATACATTGAAGTAGTTCAACGTGCGCTGGAGACCCTCACATCTGCTACAAAAACTGATGCTTGGGATGATTTAGGCAACTTTGTGGCATCAAACGGCCGTGAGTGGGACCAAGAATCTCCACAACTGGCCAGAGAATTCAAGCAGGACATATGTGAGTTAATATTCAAGTATCAGCAGAAATTCACACG CTCAGCATAA
- the LOC125775408 gene encoding uncharacterized protein LOC125775408, protein MNKNRKITIVTAALCLITSLKAWKKKRTQQRKPKQWWIRPGLRNRCTSGFYSTLRSKLVSQDPKWLKNFLRMTMEDFDFLVARLTPHIYKLNTRFREAISVGERLAVTLRYLATGDSFSSLMSVFLLGKTTICHVVHNTCSAIFKALKDEFLKVPNTHEEWTEIAECFYQRWNFPNCCGALDGKHIAIQAPANCGSEYFNYKKYNSIVLMAMVDADYKFLFVEVGAYGRESDGGVFARCALSTALAENSLNFPPAKSLPHESDEMPFVIVADDVFPLKTYLMKPFSFRNQVMSFKIFNYRLSRARNVVENVFGICASRFRILRRPMDVTPEHATVIVLAICVLHNYLLIRKSIYI, encoded by the exons atgaataaaaatagaaaaattacaaTAGTAACTGCAGCGTTATGTCTTATAACGTCATTAAAAGcttggaaaaagaaaaggactcaGCAAAGGAAACCAAAGCAGTGGTGGATTAGACCAGGATTAAGGAATCGTTGCACCAGTGGATTTTACTCCACACTTCGATCCAAGCTGGTTTCTCAGGACCCAAAGTGGTTGAAGAACTTCCTGAGGATGACTATGGAAGATTTTGACTTTTTAGTGGCGCGCCTTACTCCACATATTTATAAACTAAATACAAGATTCCGTGAAGCGATATCGGTCGGTGAAAGACTGGCGGTAACACTACGCTATTTAGCCACAGGAGATAGCTTCTCAAGTTTAATGAGTGTTTTCCTATTGGGAAAAACTACTATCTGCCATGTAGTGCATAACACGTGTAGTgcaatttttaaagctttaaaggaCGAGTTTTTAAAA gTTCCAAACACTCATGAGGAATGGACAGAAATAGCGGAATGTTTTTACCAGCGATGGAATTTCCCTAATTGTTGCGGTGCGTTGGATGGGAAACATATAGCGATTCAGGCGCCTGCGAACTGCGGTTCTGAGTATTTCAACTATAAGAAATACAATAGCATCGTTTTGATGGCAATGGTTGATGCcgactataaatttttatttgttgaagtTGGAGCTTATGGTCGGGAATCTGATGGAGGCGTTTTCGCAAG ATGTGCTCTTTCGACGGCACTTGCAGAAAACAGTTTAAATTTTCCGCCAGCGAAGTCACTTCCACAtgaaagtgatgaaatgccattTGTCATTGTAGCTGACGACGTTTTTCCATTAAAAACATACTTAATGAAACCATTCAGCTTCCGAAATCAAGTGATGtcgttcaaaatatttaattataggcTCTCCAGAGCAAGAAATGTGGTGGAAAATGTGTTTGGCATTTGTGCATCGCGTTTTCGGATCCTTAGAAGGCCGATGGACGTTACTCCCGAACATGCGACAGTTATTGTCCTCGCGATTTGTGTATTACATAATTACCTATTAATACGCAagtctatatatatatga